In Paraburkholderia sp. BL23I1N1, a genomic segment contains:
- a CDS encoding P-loop ATPase, Sll1717 family has protein sequence MIRKDVLAGAGFGSRIAEDEGDHLHSYFVETDQWRRLLSGEVDIVFGAKGAGKSALYSLLVAKKDELRLGRRTLFLAAENPRGTPAFRDLTAEPPLSEEQFRGLWKLYFLSIAADYLRHQLTSQNMKNAAALSVIHVLTEHGLLAPGVTLLSRLRAALGYMRRFIPHVEGGVTDPHSGLTFTGKITLGEPTSEQRGAGYRSLDDLLSQLNLGFQQVNITVWLVLDRLDVAFAESDALEGNALRALFRTYLDTLALSHIKTKIFLRDDIWNKIVAGGFREASHVTRSLTLSWSQQSLLNLIVRRILSNEAVCTYYGVNRIEVLATAELQREFFYKVFPEQIDIGKNRPRTLDWMLSRTADGSKRTTPRELIHLLLAAREEQLKLTELGNSEPEDNLLIGKTAIRLALPAVSKARYEQTLCAENPGLQPFLHKLEREKAQQSLVSLAALWNCPVEKSSEIAEKLVEAGFFERRGAKDAPIFWVPMLYRDALDLVQGAA, from the coding sequence ATGATTAGAAAGGATGTGTTGGCTGGCGCGGGGTTCGGTAGCAGGATTGCAGAGGATGAAGGCGATCATTTGCACTCTTACTTCGTTGAGACGGATCAATGGAGAAGGCTGCTTTCCGGCGAAGTCGACATTGTGTTCGGCGCGAAAGGTGCCGGAAAGAGTGCCCTGTACTCGCTATTGGTCGCTAAGAAAGATGAGCTTCGTCTGGGGAGACGCACACTATTTCTTGCAGCGGAAAATCCTCGCGGAACACCAGCGTTTCGTGATCTGACTGCTGAACCGCCGTTGTCGGAGGAGCAGTTTCGAGGACTCTGGAAGCTCTATTTTTTGTCGATTGCGGCCGACTATCTTCGACACCAGTTGACGTCGCAGAATATGAAGAATGCGGCCGCATTGAGCGTAATCCATGTCCTCACGGAACACGGACTTCTTGCGCCGGGTGTGACGTTGCTATCGCGGCTGAGAGCGGCACTCGGATATATGCGGAGATTCATACCCCATGTCGAAGGTGGCGTGACAGATCCACACTCGGGCCTGACCTTTACCGGCAAGATCACTTTGGGTGAGCCCACCAGCGAGCAACGGGGTGCTGGATATCGGTCGCTCGACGACCTGTTATCACAGCTGAATCTTGGGTTTCAGCAAGTGAACATTACCGTTTGGCTTGTGTTGGACAGGCTGGACGTCGCATTTGCAGAATCGGACGCTCTGGAGGGTAACGCACTACGGGCGTTGTTTAGGACATATCTCGATACACTCGCGCTCTCGCATATCAAGACGAAAATCTTTCTTCGGGACGATATCTGGAACAAAATTGTTGCCGGGGGTTTTAGGGAGGCGAGTCACGTAACGCGTTCGTTAACGCTTTCGTGGAGTCAGCAATCTCTTCTCAATCTCATTGTTCGGCGCATTCTCTCAAATGAAGCTGTTTGCACCTATTACGGCGTCAATCGTATTGAGGTTCTAGCCACCGCAGAGCTTCAGCGCGAATTCTTCTACAAAGTGTTCCCGGAACAAATCGATATTGGCAAGAACAGACCTAGGACCCTAGATTGGATGCTTTCGCGAACGGCTGATGGAAGCAAGCGCACGACCCCTAGGGAGTTGATCCATCTGCTTTTGGCCGCACGCGAAGAGCAGCTTAAACTCACTGAACTCGGCAATTCTGAGCCTGAAGACAACCTTCTCATTGGGAAGACTGCGATTCGTTTGGCGCTGCCCGCCGTTTCAAAGGCGCGCTATGAGCAGACGCTATGCGCAGAGAATCCAGGATTGCAGCCGTTCCTGCATAAATTGGAGCGGGAAAAGGCGCAGCAGTCGCTCGTTTCACTGGCGGCTCTATGGAACTGTCCGGTTGAAAAATCCTCCGAAATTGCGGAAAAGCTCGTTGAGGCGGGATTCTTCGAGCGGCGCGGTGCAAAAGATGCGCCGATCTTTTGGGTCCCAATGCTATACCGAGATGCGTTGGACCTGGTGCAGGGCGCTGCGTGA